GTGGCTCTTGGAGAAAGTACGCCAACATCGGTGACGTTATCGTTTGCTCCGTAAAGAGCGCTGCTCCCGGCGGCATGGTCAAGAAGGGTGATGTAGTTAAGGCAGTTGTCGTTCGTTCCAAGCAGGGCGTAAGACGTAACGACGGTTCTTATATTAAGTTCGACGAGAATGCGGCAGTCATCATTAAGGAAGACAAGAATCCCCGCGGAACTCGTATCTTTGGACCCATAGCAAGAGAGTTAAGAGATAAGGATTACATGAAGATCCTCTCTCTCGCTCCGGAAGTTCTTTAAGGAGGAATAGACACATGGCTAAGAGTAACGTTCATGTAAAGAAAGACGACCAGGTCATTGTCATTTCCGGCAAGGACAAGGGCGCAAAGGGTAAGGTTCTCATGGTAGATGAGAAGAAGGGCAGAGTTTACGTTGAAGGCGTAAATATGGTCAAGAAGCATCAGAAGGCTAGAACTCAGACAGCTCCTTCCGGAATTGTTGAGAGA
The window above is part of the Ruminococcaceae bacterium R-25 genome. Proteins encoded here:
- a CDS encoding LSU ribosomal protein L14P, with product MIQVESRLRSADNTGAKELLCIKVLGGSWRKYANIGDVIVCSVKSAAPGGMVKKGDVVKAVVVRSKQGVRRNDGSYIKFDENAAVIIKEDKNPRGTRIFGPIARELRDKDYMKILSLAPEVL
- a CDS encoding large subunit ribosomal protein L24, translating into MAKSNVHVKKDDQVIVISGKDKGAKGKVLMVDEKKGRVYVEGVNMVKKHQKARTQTAPSGIVEREGSIDASNVMLVDPKTGKPTRVGYRINEDGSKSRIAKRSGEVIDTVSKAKKGE